The following proteins are encoded in a genomic region of Nicotiana sylvestris chromosome 4, ASM39365v2, whole genome shotgun sequence:
- the LOC138890327 gene encoding uncharacterized protein, with protein MGPQRRLGVYVGYESPSIIKYLEPMTGDLFIARFVDCHFDRSVFSTLGGKNKQLEKEIDWNVLSLSHLDPRTNQCEQEVQKIIYMQNFANQLPDAFTNLPQVTKSHIPAVNATIRVDVPAGQYDGAIESRSRLKRGRPIGSKDKNLRKKKGANDQVDHNITIDKTSQEVLVPEMMKMKRYQ; from the coding sequence atgggtccccaaagaaggttgggTGTATATGTTggttatgaatctccttctattattaaATATTTGGAGCCtatgacaggagatttatttataGCCAGATTTGTTGATTGTCATTTTGATAGATCAGTTTTTTCAACATTAGGGGGCAAAAATAAACAACTAGAAAAAGAGATAGATTGGAACGTATTATCTctatctcatttagatcctcgcacaaatcaatgtgaacaagaagtTCAAAAGATCATTTATATGCAAAActttgcaaatcaattgccagatgcatttactAACCTTCCACAAGTTACTAAATCGCATATTCCAGCTGTAAATGCTACAATTCGAGTTGATGTCCCAGCTGGACAGTATGATGGTGCAATTGAGTCTAGGTCACGCcttaaacgtggtagaccaattggTTCCAAGGATAAGAATCTCCGAAAAAAGAAAGGAGCAAATGATCAAGTTGATCATAACATAACAATTGATAAGACCTCACAGGAGGTTCTAGTACctgaaatgatgaaaatgaagagatatcaataa